The following coding sequences lie in one Arachis ipaensis cultivar K30076 chromosome B03, Araip1.1, whole genome shotgun sequence genomic window:
- the LOC107629883 gene encoding probable polyol transporter 4 has product MGFQENGNGEMGLSGIPLGAKNKYKRMNSEFPETDDNDVDDVVTQQQQLERRDSTRKYVIACAIFASLNNVLLGYDVGVMSGAVIFIKEDLNITEVQVEILVGILSIISLFGSLGGGRTSDIIGRKWTMALAAVVFQSGGLTMTLAPSYTVLMIGRFLAGIGIGFGVMISPIYIAEISPNVARGSLTTFPEIFINVGILLGYVSNYAFSGLPAHISWRIMLAVGVLPSLFIGFALFVIPESPRWLVMQNRIDEARLVLAKTNDNDKEVEERLAEIQHAAGIANSEKYEDKPVWRELLFPPPALRRMLITGLGIQCFQQISGIDATVYYSPEILEAAGIKDKSKLLGDTVAVGITKTVFILVAIILIDKLGRRPLLLISTIGMTVCLFSMGVTLALFGQGPFVIALAILFVCGNVAFFSVGLGPVCWVITSEIFPLRVRAQASALGAVANRVCSGLVAMSFLSVCRAITVAGTFFLFSAISALAIVFVYMLVPETKGKSLEQIEIMFQNEHGIQVSETELGDVEQLVQNKTDSMN; this is encoded by the exons ATGGGGTTCCAAGAAAATGGGAATGGCGAAATGGGGTTGTCTGGGATCCCGTTGGGAGCCAAGAACAAGTACAAGAGAATGAACAGCGAGTTCCCTGAGACAGACGACAACGATGTTGATGATGTCGTCACACAACAGCAACAACTTGAAAGAAGAGACAGTACAAGAAAATATGTGATAGCATGTGCCATTTTTGCTTCTCTCAACAATGTCCTTCTTGGCTATG ATGTAGGGGTTATGAGTGGAGCAGTTATATTTATCAAAGAAGATCTGAACATAACGGAGGTTCAGGTAGAAATTTTGGTTGGTATTTTGAGCATTATTTCTCTATTTGGTAGCTTGGGTGGTGGAAGAACATCTGATATTATTGGTAGAAAATGGACAATGGCATTAGCCGCAGTCGTCTTCCAATCGGGCGGATTAACAATGACTCTTGCCCCTTCATATACAGTACTAATGATTGGAAGATTTCTGGCAGGAATTGGAATTGGGTTTGGAGTTATGATCTCCCCTATTTATATTGCTGAGATATCCCCAAATGTTGCGAGAGGCTCGCTTACCACATTTCCGGAGATTTTTATAAATGTAGGAATCTTGCTTGGTTATGTATCAAATTATGCATTTTCTGGCCTTCCAGCACACATTAGTTGGAGGATAATGCTCGCTGTGGGAGTTTTGCCCTCGCTCTTCATTGGCTTTGCTCTCTTCGTTATTCCTGAGTCACCAAGATGGTTGGTAATGCAGAACCGAATCGACGAAGCGAGATTAGTGCTGGCGAAAACAAATGACAATGATAAAGAAGTGGAGGAGAGACTGGCAGAAATACAACATGCTGCTGGAATTGCCAATTCTGAGAAATACGAGGACAAACCGGTCTGGAGGGAGCTTCTCTTTCCTCCTCCTGCTCTTCGCCGGATGCTGATTACTGGACTAGGGATTCAATGTTTTCAACAGATCTCAGGGATTGATGCAACTGTGTATTACAGCCCCGAAATTCTAGAGGCAGCCGGGATTAAGGATAAATCTAAACTTCTTGGTGATACAGTTGCTGTAGGTATAACCAAGACTGTTTTTATCTTGGTTGCAATCATTCTTATCGACAAACTTGGTCGGAGGCCGCTTCTCTTAATTAGCACAATTGGGATGACAGTCTGTCTGTTCAGCATGGGGGTTACTCTAGCTTTGTTTGGACAAGGGCCGTTTGTGATTGCGTTGGCAATTCTGTTTGTTTGTGGAAATGTAGCTTTCTTCTCAGTTGGACTCGGCCCGGTGTGTTGGGTTATTACATCGGAGATCTTCCCTTTAAGAGTTCGTGCTCAAGCGTCTGCGCTTGGTGCTGTTGCTAACCGGGTTTGCAGTGGCCTAGTAGCCATGTCTTTCTTGTCTGTGTGTCGTGCAATTACAGTTGCTGGAACATTCTTTCTGTTTTCTGCTATTTCTGCTCTTGCCATTGTATTTGTTTACATGCTTGTTCCCGAAACGAAAGGGAAGTCATTGGAGCAGATAGAGATAATGTTTCAGAATGAACATGGGATTCAAGTAAGCGAAACGGAGCTAGGAGATGTTGAACAACTTGTGCAGAACAAAACTGATTCAATGAATTAG